From the Hevea brasiliensis isolate MT/VB/25A 57/8 chromosome 13, ASM3005281v1, whole genome shotgun sequence genome, the window ATGGGATGAATCCACCACTAGGGGCCGCCTCTGGCGCTGCAGGTAGCCCCAAAAACACTTGGTTTGCTGGAACTGTGCTCCATTGATTATTCCATGCAGTCAAGAGATTGTTAGCATCACCGCTATATTGACACGGGGGGTTGTTATAGAATTGAACCCACACGTAATCGAATAGGCCAGTGTTAATTGCAGTGCTTAGATGAGCATCAGGGAAGGGACACTGTGGAGCTGCCGATAAGTACACCTTCCTTTGTTGGCTAAACCCATTAAGGGCCCTGGCAAGATCGTCCCAGAATTGGCCTGAACCTGCctcaatatcaaaatcaataCCATCCAAAATGGCATCGCCTAGTGGACGTGAATTGGACGTACCACCAAGGAAGTTATTCCAAAGATAGTTAGCAACTTGGGTTGCATCATCTGCCGATGAAAGTGAGTAgctgcctccacctcctccaatgGACAATAGGACTTTGATGCCTTGACCTTGGCAAGCTTGAATATCAGAGCTTAAACCAGTGCAACCATTAGAACTAGGATCACAATGACCGGCTAGGTTCAGCACAGGAGTTTGGCCATTCCCAAAATTAGACAAGAAAGCTACGTTCACATATTGATAGTTTCCCGAGGCACAAGTTTCAGCCAAGGTGCCTTCATTGCCATTTTGGCCCCAATAGATGGCAATACCTGCTCCAGAAGAGGGGTTGCATAAGGTAAGAACTAAGAGGGAGATAAGTAGGGTGATAGGTTGTGAATAATGGTAGGCCATTTTCTTTGACATCTAACGTGTAAGTAGCTTGGTTTATGTCTCAACAATAGCGGAGAGGATACCAATTTATAGGTGAGGCTTGTGGGGATCATGCTGTTGGTTCAATTTTGAACCGTATTAACCAAAacattaaattaattgaaattgaatcaAACCGTAATGTGAGatataattaaatcaaatcatatatatgtatatatatatatatataattttcggtTTGAGCTATTTTATTGGACTTTTCTaatgtttaaatttttattatttgaactgacgtaaaatttttaaaatgcacATAATATTCTGGACAGTCCATCAAGATCCATAAAATTAATAACACATCAAATACATGGcatgaaaaattcat encodes:
- the LOC110646577 gene encoding acidic endochitinase; this translates as MSKKMAYHYSQPITLLISLLVLTLCNPSSGAGIAIYWGQNGNEGTLAETCASGNYQYVNVAFLSNFGNGQTPVLNLAGHCDPSSNGCTGLSSDIQACQGQGIKVLLSIGGGGGSYSLSSADDATQVANYLWNNFLGGTSNSRPLGDAILDGIDFDIEAGSGQFWDDLARALNGFSQQRKVYLSAAPQCPFPDAHLSTAINTGLFDYVWVQFYNNPPCQYSGDANNLLTAWNNQWSTVPANQVFLGLPAAPEAAPSGGFIPSDVLISQVLPSIKSSQKYGGVMLWSKFYDNGYSSSIKSAV